The following proteins are encoded in a genomic region of Candida albicans SC5314 chromosome 4, complete sequence:
- a CDS encoding 60S ribosomal protein eL22 (Ribosomal 60S subunit protein L22B; Spider biofilm repressed), whose protein sequence is MAPVTSKKSKSVKKFVVDVAAPVENDVFDQESYVKYLVEHVKVDGIVGNLGNDISITAESDNKVVVVVSGNGSFSGKYLKYLTKKYLKKNQIRDWIRFVSVKQNQYKLQFYAVAEDDEEEEDEE, encoded by the exons ATGGCTCCAGTT ACTTCTAAGAAATCCAAATCTGTCAagaaatttgttgttgacgtTGCTGCTCCAGTTGAAAACGATGTCTTTGACCAAGAAAGTTATGTCAAATACTTGGTTGAACACGTTAAAGTTGACGGTATTGTTGGTAACTTAGGTAACGACATTTCCATCACTGCTGAATCTGACAAcaaagttgttgttgtcgttaGTGGTAACGGTAGCTTTTCTGGTAAATACTTGAAATATTTGACCAAGAAATACTTGAAAAAGAACCAAATCAGAGACTGGATTAGATTTGTTTCTGTCAAGCAAAACCAATACAAATTACAATTCTACGCTGTCGCTGAAgatgacgaagaagaagaagacgaagaataa
- a CDS encoding uncharacterized protein (Protein of unknown function; Spider biofilm induced), with protein MSILTTITNRLTNYTTNFQNNKLNHQPNIDEGTTVTENAYGLFDLFLYYLMNLILFMVLFIDLIVEFIKNCVHNYNIVACSFKHKLYNNIN; from the coding sequence ATGTCGATATTAACTACCATCACTAACAGATTAACCAATTATACTaccaattttcaaaacaataaactaAATCATCAACCAAATATCGATGAAGGCACAACCGTAACGGAAAATGCTTACGggttatttgatttatttctatattatttgatgaatttgatactATTTATGGtgttatttattgatttaattgtggaatttataaaaaattgtGTACACAATTATAATATTGTTGCTTGTTCATTCAAACACAAGTTGTACAATAACATCAACTAA